From the genome of Ailuropoda melanoleuca isolate Jingjing chromosome 5, ASM200744v2, whole genome shotgun sequence:
CTTGCAAAAGCTGTGTCAGGACAAGCTTCCAAGGGATGATATAGAAAGAATATTCAACTGTCAGGTTGCTGAGTGGACAAGAAGTTGAGAACCAACAACTGACTCAGCATATTAGCTGGGTGGTTTGCTTACTTGAGCACGAGTCCAGGAGGCTCAAACTAGGTTACAAACTATAATGTGACTCACAGTTTAGCAATCCAGTTAGCCATCAGTTGCATGTAAAAATGAACCAGAAAGCATAGTACAataatttttggttaaatttttttccccagtaataTTGCTAAAGAAAATATAGAGGTGGGCACTTGGCTAGCTTAgttagtggagcatgtgactcttgatcatgaAGTGGTGAATTCAAGAcccacgctgggcatagagcttacttaaaaaagaaacttttttttaaggaaaaagaaaatatatagagaaaaaagatttactaacattgtgcttttaaaatgatcataaatGGCTTTAAGTTTAAAGGattaaagtattaaaattcattatttcttttacttatatacatatttttatggtCCTTAGACATCAGATTGAATTGAGAAGTGAAGGCACAAAATCTGGCTCAATTATGAAAGATAAAACTTATTGTCAGTACAATGTCTTTGGTAGGCAAAAAGAAGTTGTTTACAACTACCGGACAATTTCTAAGCTTCCCAAAGATCATATAGGGTAGgttttatgggggcgcctgggtggctcagtccttaggcatctgccttcagctcagggtgtggtcgcagggtgctgggatccagccctgcatcaggctccctgttccactgggagcctgcttctccctctcccactctccctgcttgtgttccctctctcgctggctgtctctgtcaaataaataaataaaatatttaaacaaacaacaaaaaagagataGATTTTATGTTACAGCTATAAAACTGAGGTGTAGAGAGATTGAGTAATTTGCTTAAAAATCAAAAGCTGAAAGATGGTCTACAGGAATGGCGTTTTAAACTTGATTTTTGCGCCCTGTTCTAAAGCTCATGGCCTCAGGGGACTGTCCAAGTCTGTTAGATGGGCCAAGGAGGATCACTAGATCTGGGGTCAGAAGACCTCAGTCTGAATCCCACCTCCTCCAGCTGTGGGATCCTGAGCGTGAGCCGGTCAGGGCACTTCCAAAACACGAAGGTTCTCTCTTCCTCACGGCGATGTGAAGATTTACCACGATAGTGTGTGTGAGCAGACTTGGGGAACTATGAAAAGTCTCTTCAAATATATGGTATGTCACCTTGGATGAGTAAGTTGCATTTGAGCTTCATCTGTAAACTGATGGTAATAAGGTATATCAAACGGtcgttgtgaggatgaaatgaggcgATGCATGTAAACCATATGATACATAATGTACAGTGTCTGGAACGCAGAATTCAAAGTGCTAGTGGTTACTCAACacaatattttcagttttctggctCATGTAGCAAGATTTTAGTAAATCTCTTGCGTATCCTTGGGGGAGGTGCCTGAAATTCTCACGGGACAGTGAAGTGGATAAACTACCTCCTTCCCCCTTTAATCATTTCCTCCcaaaccccattttacagacagaagGCTGAGACGAGGAGAGCTAGAGTACCAGGCAATAACCAGGATTCTCGAGTTAACGTCTTTTCTTAGGAGCGCGGCTGGGTAGCTGGTGAATCCCGCACTTCGTTCCGCAAGGGGGCGCTCGCCTGGGCGCCGACTTCAGGGGAGACGCGGTTGCGGAAAGGCGGAGCCTTGCTCAGCAAGATGGCGCCGCCCGCGTTGTTGCGCCCGTTCTCCAAGCTGTTGGCTCCTACCAGGCTCTCAAGCGGCTGTGAGTGTCCCTCTCCGCTCAGGCCGACCCGACCTTCCTGCCTGCCACTACCAGGGTGAACCCAGCCCGCGGGGGCAGGGGGCGTCTGGGCCCGGGCCCGTCCTGTAGTGACCTTCGCCGGCCTGCGTCCCAGATCCCAGCCCTGACTCTAGGTTCCCCATCACCCGCCGCCGACCCTTCTCTTAGTGCCGACAACCCTTGGTCTCTACGAATGGATTCTACCCGCTGCAGGCTGGGTCCTGCAGACCCTCTTGGGGCCGCTTCCCGCCGACTCCGGAGTCATCTGAGGCTCCGCAAAGCCAGTTTACGAGGCTTTGAGGGCGTCCTGGAGGACAGGGGCGGCTGGGTCTGGCTGCGCCGGTGGCTCCGGGCAAGttgacttgacctctctgaagCTCTGTTTCCGTAGCTGtttaagggggggagggagggatggaagggagaATTAAATGCAGTAATACACACGTAAATGTTAAGTTTTTCAGTACAAGGCAATACGTTATCGATTTACAGACACTGTCCGCTTTCAGCTTCAGCGCGATCAAAATTCTACGTTCGGGAGCCACCACATGACAGACCTGACTGGCTGAAAGTCGGACTGACCTTGGGCACCTCGGTCTTCTTATGGATCTATGTGAGTTTTTACTCCCTTGATGTCGTGCGACCCCGATACCGTGGGGAGGAGAAATGTCAGTGTGAGATTGTTGCTGAGCAAATCTCCCATCCAATTGGATATTTATGTAATTGCTAATTACATAAGGGAAAtcccaaagacaaaaagaaatattaaggattTCAGCAGCATCGAGAAAGTACGATGAGGCCGAAACTTACGTCATTCATTGTTACTGAGCATGATTTTGTGATGAATGGCAATTTTACTGTTAATTGTCCTTTACTTGCTAATGAGGATGGAGGCTGGTTGGGTTTTATGAAGACACTTTTTTTCAAATGCCGTAGGGGACAAATCATCAATGGACAAGCTATACAAATTAAGTCCCCTAGACTTCCAAAACATAAGATTTTAATCAATGTTTGCGTAAATACATTGTTGGAAGTTGTACTTAGTATgtagcagctttttttttcttttgtctttacaGTATGCCAAATGCTTTACATGTAAAAACTCACAATCTTTTCAACAACACTGTgtagtaggtactattattgttgactttttatagataaagaaaacgCTTGGAGAAATTAGTTTGCTAAACCCAGTTCTCCCCGACTAAAGAATTACAATATAGACCATTGTGAAATACTGCCTCTCTGTAGATAAATTTTCTCGAAGTTGACTCAAAGTCTGTGTGCtatattagtatttattttgttctgtatCTAATGGGTTAGAGGCTTTCTCCACTGCCTCCCACCTCTAATCTTAGATctcttattttggattttctcattaaaatggcttgttggggcgcctgggtagcgcagtcgttaagcgtctgccttcggctcagggcgtgatcctggcgttctgggatcgagtcccacatcgggctcctccactgggagcctgcttcttcctctcccactccccctgcttgtgttccctctctcgctggctgtctctctatcaaataaataaaatctttaaaaaaaaaaattaaaaataaataaataaataaaatggcttgttgatggggcacctgggtggcttagttattaagcatctgcttttggcttgggtcatgtgACAGAGagcatgcttgtgctctctgtctctgtcaaataaataaaataaaatctttaaaaaaggaaaagtcttgTTGATAAGGAGCAAGAGATGTTGAAAGTCATTTACAGCATAACAACAACAGTAactaatcctttttaaaataatatttgtcataatgaagttttaatttaaaattttccccaaaaaattTTGATTGCTGCTGAGAACTCTTACTGAAATCGGATCTTTGATTGCAGCAAATGTCACCCCATATCAACTATTGTTTTGGTTGCATATTCTGTCAGACAGTGGTCCTAAGAAAGTGTCTATCTCCCGTGACATCTAATTAATACACATAGTTGGAGGATGGGGTTGGTCACTCACAGTATCATGAAGATAGAAGTATAACACACCCAGCAACCAGCTTGGACCTCATTTAATAACTCAGTTCTGGTTGATTGTGTTGGTTTAGCTCCTCCATGGTAAGTTATTCTATTACATTAATTACCcactgaatgaaataatttatgtggCAGAAGTTGAATTTAAACTCGtaaggggggggcacctgggtggctcagttaagtgtctgctttgggtgtaagtcatgatcccagggtcctggaatcgagtcccacatcaggctccctgcttgccggggagcctgcctctccttctcccactccccctttctgctgcttgtgttccctctctgtctctctctctctcaaataaataaacaaaatctttaaaaaataattaattaattggctAATTAATTAAACTCGTAAGGGCTGCCTTCTCAAATTTAGTATGTTAGATTGAAATGAACTAGTATATACCATTGATAGTTTTTGGACTTGCACCtctaagccttttatttttaattagaatagctgtaattctttttttgtttttgttttttgtttttttgcttttccaacTTTGTTTAGGAAAGCAAATGCAGGGACATCtcagtggttcagttggttaagtgtctgcgttcagctcaggtcatggttccagggtcctgggatgagtccgtgtcaggcttcttgctcagcagggagcctacttctccctctgcctgctgctccccctgctgtgtgctctctctttctctctctctgtgacaaatgaataaataaaatcttgaaaaaaaaaataaaataaaactctctttaaaaaaagaaaaggaaaagagggacacctgggtggctcagttggttaagcgtctacctttagctgaagtcatgatcctagagtgctaggattgagtcccatatccggctccttgctcagcaggaagatagcttctccctctgtgtgctgctccccctgcttgtgctctcgctcgctctctctgaaaataaatctttaaaacaaaaagaaaagcaaatccagGTCCCAGTGCCCCCATGCCCTCCCTCATCTCTAGCatagttgtaatttttttaatctatgccTATTCCTCTTGTATACCTCTTATATACCAAATATAATTTCATTGGTTAGCCTCTTTAAGTTGCCAGGAAGattacatttctaattttaattgttACCTACTTCTAGCTCATCAAACAGCATAATGAAGATGTTTTAGagtataaaagaagaaatgggttGGAATAAACTATTGAAATACTAATATGGTAAGTATGCAATTTTATAAGATTAATTAATTATGCAAGTTAATTTGACTTCTttctaaataatgtattttggggtttttttgttgggtttatactttttttaaggttttttttttttttttggttttttttttttttttaattaatctctacacccaacgtcaggctcaaactcacaaccccgagattgagttgcatgctcctccagctgagccacccaggcacccctattgagTTTGTACTTTTTAGCACTGATATTCCTGTCTGTGACAAATTTATGAGTTTTAATATCTTATCTGAAGCATCTCTCAGCATAATCATCTTTTAGCATCATTTTTAATCATAACGCTTTGACCGTGTTCAAAGAAAGTTGTGTTTAAGAATGAAACcaaaattgggacacctgggtggctcagttagttaagcatctgcctttggctcaggtcgtgatcccagggtcctgggatcgagtcccgcatcgggttcctcgctcagtggggggcctgcttctccctctgcctctgcacatGTGCTTgtatgtgcacgtgcatgtgtgcgtgcgcactctctccctctctttctctctgacaaataaaatctttaaaaaagaaaagaatggagccAAAATCATATCATTTTTTGTAAATCTAATGGTACTCTACACAGTAACTTTATAACACTGAAGACAAGTTACCattatttgtgtatgtatttcttAATATCAATTTGTCATAAATGACACCTGAGTGTAAATTCCAGAGAACAGAAACCCTGTCTGTTTTATTAATCATAATGTACTCAGCAAATTACGCAGTGCCTGGGCCTACTGGTAATTTAATATTTGTAGAATGGATGAATGTATAAGGGCAGTAGATTGGTAAATCTTTTACTGTATGACCATTTCATTACGATTGTCACTACAACTAGCACCCAATTGGATAATTCCTAGTAAAGTCTAGCTGTGAACAAGATACTATACTCTGCATGCTCTGTGGTTTAAAAGAAAGagtgtattggggcgcctgggtggcacagcggttaagcatctgccttcggctcagggcgtgatcccggcgttatgggatcgagccccacatcaggctcctccgctatgagcctgcttcttcctctgccactccccctgcttgtgttccctctctccctggctgtctctctctgtcaaataaataaataaaatctttaaaaaaaaaaaaaagagtgtattatatatctatatatgtatatatatgcacacatagtATATTTCTGaaaatccttttaaagaaattctgtattaatccttttgtaaaataataaatcacttaTAAATCTTAGCTTTCATGGATTAGTTTGATTAAAGTAGGTAACATTAGTAATCACTAgcatacactttttaaaaatatttaacaactctCAAACTCAGCCCTTTAGGGTTTAATTatccaaatttttaatttcttttttcatattaatatcACCTTGCTGTCACTACTTTGGTCAGCCAGTCAAGAGATAAACATGAAATAGATATGCTTTTGCTACTATCTTCTAGGTCACATGAAGCATTTTTGGCTTAAACTTGAGTAAAATGAAGGCTTGATGCTCTTTGTGGATTTGTTTTCTAGACTTTCCCAGATTCTCTAAGGTGAATTATTCAGAATGGTCTAAGTTTAATATTATTTCTGCTAGTTAATGCTATAGTTCTCGTTTTTTTTCTCTTCGTTATAGGTATGCTCCATATAGTGATGATACTGGTTCCTTTGGATTCACCAATCTGTTGAGTTGTAAACATGAGAGAAGAAATTATATGTGAATGTATGTCAAATCAGCGTTTGTGTTTTGcatcattaaatgaaaaaacaatactTCTCTATTCTTCAGATTGTATATGTTGTGACTATGTAGAAAATATCAGTTCTGAAGTGCATCACTAGAAGTATTTTGATGTAGAAAGTACCATCTGATAACAGGGTCACTGGTAATTAAGGACACATTGGTAAGAAAACTTGTTAAGGAGATGGATTTAAAATCACTGCTGAAGGATTTACTCCTaatgtcaacttttttttctcctcgtATCAACGTTTAATTTCTATTCCAAATATTCTTGAATGTGTCAGGGTGATAGAACTGCTTTATTACTCACAATACTAAAGAACCCAAatactgttttcttctagagaaGCCGTTCTGCTAAGTCAGAAAGGAGAGGTGAatcctttacttttatttctagtttgctcTGACTCCATTTCCTTGACTTTGAATGATTGTCATTTGGATGACTTTTGTACTCTCCAGTTACAGCACCAGTTTGTTATTCCTTTTTGAAATATGACTTGGCAAACTcctaagaaaagggagagagggttAATAGACACAAAATTCATTTATCcctgattaaaatcctttcttgtggggggaaaaaaaaacctttcttgtGTATCAGCTAAAACTTATTTATGTGCCGCTTCCTTCACTTGTGATTTAAACATTTAGTGTATCACACATTTGAAAATTCATTACTTACGTCTCCATTCTGATGTTAAGTGGAAAGACTTAAAGCATTGGaattggttttgtgtgtgtttgggccTGTGGCCAACACTTACTCTGGGAGATTCATGGCCTAATAACTTGGAAGTCACTTCTGAACATAAATTCAGAATTAACATTATTTCAGATTAATTATTTAATGCAAATTCAGTGAAAAGCCAGATATAATAGTTACTATGAACTTTTGTTAGTTTGGAGCTGTACCTGATAGAGTTGGAAAGGACCTTAGGGGTTATATAGACCAATCTCATTAATTATACAAATGCAAAAACCAGAGGTGAATGATTTGCCCCACAGCACTAGTGGATACGCTGGATCCCAAAGATGACTGCTGCCTACTCTTTGGAATCTGTGCATGTTAGATTAAACGGCCAAGGGGAATTAAGATTACAGATGGAATTAAGTTTGCTAATCACTGTCTGACATTTGGAGggtgagattatcctggattatttggttGGGCCCAATGAAATCACAAGTATCCTTATAAGTGGAAGGCGGAGGCGGAAGAGTGTGTCAGTGATGTGATGTGAAAAAGACTCAGCTGGCCATTGTTAGGTTTGAAGGTGGAAATGGACCAAGAGCCAAGGAATGGAAAAGTCAAATAAATTCTCCCTTGGAGCCTCCAGAAACGAAcacagtcctgctgacaccttgattttagcccagtgagaacTGTGTTGGCTTTCTcacccaaaaaaaacaaacaaacaaaacaaaacttgtaagataataaatttgtgttgttttaaaacaGTGTTTGTTGTAGCAGCAGTAGGGGACTAATGTCCTCACATGGTAACAAAAAACAAGGAGTCAGGTATCAGCTCCCAAATCAAGGCACATTCCactaaaagaaacttttaaaaatacagctccCAAAAGGGAATTGAAAACTCCAAGACACTTGAAATTCCAGAAACTGGTAACCTCAGttggaaataaattataaactatATCAACTGTATGTCAGGCCTTGCAAACATAGCTACCCTGTGCGGACTTTCATCTTGACTATGTCTGTATGACTCCAGGGGGAGCCATTCCTGAAGACCGGGCTGTCCAAAAGAACTTTTCTGtattgatggaaatgttctgctATCCACTAGTCCCATGTGGATATTGAGCATTTGGAATGTGATTAATGTGACTgcattttgaagatttcattttcattagtttgaATAGCCACATGAGGCTGGTGGCTGCTTTTTTTGAGTAACCTAGAGTTGTGCATATAGTGGCACTGGTGGAAATGCTTTCTAAGTTAAATACTGAAACCTAACTCAAACCGTgtgaagctaaaaaaaaaaaaaaggttatgagGATACAGAGCGACCCACAGACACCAAGAACAGGAATGTACCTGGGCCCAGTAATAAGGGGTCTGGAACTCAAATGTTATCAAAACTCTCACTCTTAGCCCTGCTAtctaactgttttctttttctttctttctttctttctttctttctttctttctttctttctttctttctttctcttt
Proteins encoded in this window:
- the NDUFC1 gene encoding NADH dehydrogenase [ubiquinone] 1 subunit C1, mitochondrial — translated: MAPPALLRPFSKLLAPTRLSSGSSARSKFYVREPPHDRPDWLKVGLTLGTSVFLWIYLIKQHNEDVLEYKRRNGLE